The nucleotide sequence AGTCGGGCGTATACGCCacctgaaaaacattttttttaagattctgCTAATATTATTCTTAAGTATTTAGAAGCCCATGCTGAATCAGCAACAAGATACGGTATTGGTCCTTGTGCGATTTTCTGACATCACGTCAAAACAGAATATGGCCCACATTTatctacatagttgggaatggACTAGGCAGAGGATGAATGGCTTATCGGAGCCTTATCCATATATTTATTGTCctgcatttattttatacaatccTTTTACCTTTTTGCACGTTTTCATCATTACCAGCGATGGGTGTCTCAAGCAATACCTAACTTCACTTAAATCTAATTTGGTGTAACCTGGCGGCATCTTGGACTTGGTCTGGTGATGTAACGCGGCGGTCCTGGCGAGCGCGGCGCGCATCTGCCTCGCGGCTCGCTCCTCGAAGCGTCGCTGTCCGTCCTGGTTGCTGCGAGCTGATAGGCACGAGATCCACTGACGACCCACCACGCGCGTCCGTCTGGTTCAAAGAAAGAATTATACGTAAAGACGCAATTTTAGGTCGGAGGTCTTGGTTAGTAATCCTTTTCATCTCTGGTCCAGAGTCGTACATATACATGGGTATGCCTCTTCCTTTGTGTGCCAAATTGCttagttttcataaattttaGGTAAAAAAGATTAATGAGGCCACTGCTGCTTTCAAAACACATGGCGTTTTAGCTGGATACAGCCTGCTTGACTTAACAttggtaaataaatacacaaaaatcgaTTCGGTGTATCTACCTAGAGACGAGGTTCTGAAGATCATATACTGAACCTGTGTAGCGGTATTTGTTGCGAAGTTGTCAGTACTCACTTGGTAGCGGGATGTGAATGCGAGTGCGAGTGCTTCCTCGGCTGTCGCAGCTTGGCACGTCGGGAGGCGCACTCCTCGTCGCTGGGCGCGGAGGCCGAGCTCTGCTCGCTGTCGTCGGACGAGCTGGACTGCTCGCCGCCCGACTCGCCCGCCGAGTCGCCGCCGCCCGGAGCGCCTTTCTTTGTGTACCACCACTTTGTCTTATTTACGGTCGTGTAATGTCGTAAATAGTGCAAACGACTGGTTCAAAGGCACTGGGTACGAATTTAATATAAGAATTTTAAGCTGAATAAAATGCACATGGAATTTCCCATTCCCTAACTAGAAATAGGTTGGATTGCCCACAAAGACCATTCGTTGCACTTTTTAGGGCAAGGGGCCAGTTTTGCGACTGGCTCCTACTATGAAATAAAAGatacattttatgaaaaatatttaaagaattaaaaaaaaacttatatgaAGACAGAAATGTAAAGGAAGAAAATTATAGCAAGCAAAGTCATAAGTTTCATAAGACTAGGTAACTACAAATAcgcataaaatatattatacatagaattaaattaataataaagaaaagatttaaaaatattaatacatcaAAGAAGAAAGTAGAGGATAGAGAAAAATTATATAACATTTCTAACTAAATCGAGCAACCATCAAGAAGGCAGttcaatacctacatacattaagAGCTACTTATAGTTCTAAAGATACAAGATAGGTAATTTATCTAACTATTTAGTCTAGCAAAAGATCTTCGTAAGTCTAACATGCGACATGCGGTAACTACAATAGATATTATAAGTCAAAGTAAACTAACAATGCATAGATACTCATGCAATACAAACTATACCACCGCAAACAGTAGTAGAACCTTCAGTATCAAAAGGTCTCGAGTTCCAGCCGAGTTTTGGTCCTTCGAGTCTTACCTTGGTCCTAAGGGAATCCTCCCTTATATCCTTGACGGGTTTGAGAAGCTTCACGTCTCTCTCCGGAGACACCACGGTGCCGCTGGAGCAGTTCCCAGCCAAGGACTGGGCAGACACTTGCGAAGTACCCAGGGCGGGAGAACCAGGTCTCACGTTGGCTGTATGTGCGTCGTATTTGAATGTATTTCTGATGTTATATGAACCTCGAACCTTCCCAACATGTGTGTTCATTAATGTAGGTTTTATAAAGTTTTCTGTgtaacattgataaatataactAGTCATTACTGTACTGAGGTAACTGAAGTATTGTGTTGAACTTATGATATAAAGTTACCGATGTAATAAACGATGTCTAATCGCTGACCACATCTTTGCAGACCTTCAAACAAAATCACAAAAACAATATGTCGTTTCAAACTAGGACAGGgatatttgaaaaatctttgacTCTTTAGAATCGACATTTAGAACAAATTCAATACTTGATGCACACATTATCTCTACACtaccatacccaagtattttaGAGCCAAAGAACAAAAACGTTTGAATTTTGgtgtatttacatattttaagttGCCAATGCTGGGCCCTACGTAAATTGCAAGCGTGTCCCCATGGCCGCTACATGTATTGCCAATCGTCACAGCGTATTTACAGCGCTTCTTAGTGGTGCAAGGATGTGTACCCTAACCCAGGTAAAATATGGACAGTCTATGCTTGTTCTCTTAAGTGCAACAGCATTATTTGACCCTTTCTTTGCCTGTCATATTTAGTCGGTCACGCAGAGTCACGCTTAACTTTTTTCCCTCTCATATAGCTAAAACGCTGATGTTTCAATTTCATTCAGACTGgcttttaaaaaacaaatttctGCTCCCTTCTCCTTTTGGAGAACTTCAGGGCCATTTCCTTAGCAACAAAATGTCGTTGTAATAAAGGTAAGAAGCCCTAGATATGCCACATCCCCACACCACATATTCACAAACAAAGTGCTATCTCACGATTGAACTTGTTGTTGCTGGTGTAGAGCTTGCCGAGCAGGCCGAGAGGAGGGCGCGGAGGGACGAGGATGATGCCCTCCCACCAGAACACCTCCTTGCACTGCAGCCGCCCGTTGCTGTCCTCACCTGGTTCTAGGAGCAAACTTAGAAGCTGGCCTCATGTATACTACCGTGTAGGATTGCGAGGAGAGTGCAAATTTTGTAAAGGATAAGGAAAGGGGCAAAAATATATAGCACGATACACCGTTTAAAATGTTGTTCCTTTTGCAAGTATTTCAGGTTCTACAATTAATGACAAGATTTTTGATACATTtctacataaacataaaaagaaTTGTATGAGGCTAGATTGTTCGGTAGTTCTCGACTCTCTGAAAACATGCAACAATATCGCAGCACTCTTCCACTTATTTCTGAACACCTATCTTTGGCTCACAACTATTGTATGTGAAAGAAAAAGTTCTCTAAAAGTATGAAGTCCGTACCTCTTCCGACAAGTCGTGTCAGTCTCTCAGGGAACATAAGCTGAGGGGGTCGCATGGCGATGATGTCGCGGAACTGGTTGTACAGCTCCATCACGGACGAGTCCATCGCCAGCCGCTCGTCAGGCACGTGCTCGCGGAACTGGCAACCCTGCAGCGATTGAGGAATTGAAGACTTGAAGATCGATGTAAAATGGTTTCAATTCTTACAAGCGGGTCAGTTATCCATGACGCGTCTTTACCAAGCTCCAGTAAGCAGAATATGCTATCATAGTGCCTAATCAAATGAAGTTACGCTCAAGTCCTATTTAAAATTGGAAAGATAGCTGAAAAAACAATTAAGACCAAAGGAAATATGTAGAAAGAAACCAACAAACAAGTCTCATAAAGAGCCCATCTTCACcactttctatatttttattgcgaCGAGGTAGTGCAACAAACTCCCCTTAATAAAAACCTGAAGTGCACTAACCGTATTCCTGGTAACAGTTTCGAATCGGTAAGCTCTCTCGCCGCAGCAGGGGTACCGCCCGGCCGGCAGTGAGGGTCTGCCTTCTATCGCGAACATGTGCGGGGGCTGCTCGTGGTGGGAACACCATTCcatctgtaaataaataattgttgtaTTGCATTAGCAATTAATTGAAGTTTGAAAATGCCAACAAAATTTAGCAGATAAAGTTCTTGTGATGATATAGAACAGCAAGAAGTTTGCTACGAGGAGATGCCTCAGTCTCTATGAAAAGTAGGGTTTTTGAGAAGCCAGACTTAACTTAGGTACCACGTACCACGCCATTCATGTGTACAGTGTACTATCCACAGGCAGATGAATCATGAATTCATCGTTCTCCATCTATTACTAAGCACCACAAAGACGAACAGATCCCACACTCTGTTACCTGATAAGCCGGGAAGTAGCTGTCACACAGCTGACATCTTAAGAAGTGGCAGTCAGCCCACAGACGCCAATACACGCGCCGCCACGACCGCAGCTCGCCGTACAGCCACGTTATGTAGTCGTTCAGACTCCACGACTGGTCCCTGTGGAGGTAACACTTGGGTATTATGATCTAAGGAAGAAGTTAAAGAAGGAGTGCTACTCCTATCCTGAGAAGTCtcccaaaattatttatttatttggttttgtcTAAGCCGATTAATGCGTTCAGTCTATAAGAAGCTCCATAGCAATCCAGCTTATTCTACTTTTCACTGTTGCTAAGGGTGCATATACagggtgcaagtagcttgcgcatgttgtgACACGTGCGTagattacatgcattttaaacttgcgggtccagcgactcgcgcatgtacctaccaatgcaaaatacccacccgcgtgctcttgtcacttgcgcgtGTTGACTTGCTCCAGCTACGTGCACCGTGTAGACGTACCCTAAACCTTACCACCAAGAAGAACAATATGTGGACCATAACAAGGGAATGTGCTTACTTGGAGTGAGAAGAGACGACATTGCCGCGTCGATCTATCCTCATACTCGCGGGCTGGCAGGGAACTTGTTCAGCGATGTGACGTCCTAGGAGTTTGTTACATCTAGACGAGAAAAGAAGACACAAGCACATTTAGAAGGTTCGATGTAAATAAGCTAGTTAGGCAGGGCATTATTATTCCCTACGCTTTGCAATTGAAGAAAGGAAAATGGGTAGGTTTTTAGGTCAAATAAACCTACATATTTTCTCCGCtcctaatattattcaaataatatgaaCTCAAAATATTGTGCTtcagatatacctatgtatgtaggGTTTCATTGATGATAGATAACCCATAGGAAAAAATGGTCCCGAATGCTATGAAGTGTCCAACTTTTAGAACCATAACCACATCGGTACCTATCTATACACAGTTATGCAGAGCTCTGCTGTAATTCATACATACTTGCAGCACTTGAAGAGCGTGGCTAAGCTGGAGTAGTGTCCCCTAAGGGTCTCGGGCACAGGCTCAGCGAGGGACAGGATCATCTTGCAGAAGAGGCGCGACTGGATCTTGTCTTTGCGGTCCCTGATCGCTTCCAGTTCCGCGTTCGTGTACATTGCTGCTAAcctgaaagaaaacatcttcaTGAATCCTTTGCACTACTCGCGAAGTTATCGAAATTAGGCGAATTCGAGAGTTTGGAAAGGCACTTCGTTAATTTTAGTTCACCTCGAACTCGAAAGACTTTCCCGTGTACCTACTTCGTTAAGAAACCAGCGAGTACCTACCTAGTGTAGCGCTGTAGGTTTTATGTaccttaagtattatttttgttcaatgGTTTGATCTGAAAGCTGGATTTGCCCTTACAGATTTATAAAATGTGATTGCTATTTCGATTACAAATCACTGAACTGGTTAAACCAGTGACTAAAGAATCTGTTAAATAGCAGATTTTACTTCATAGTTGAACGGCATGGTTACCTGGTAAGCAGAGCGTCACTGAGACATGCCAAGTTAGTGGATGTCTTCACGATGTCGTTGATGTGAGCATGGCAATAGATCAGACAGTCGTGCAGCAGTGGCTCCATCTGAGCACAAAGTTCTTTAAGTTTTTTTGGTCCTTTGATCCTTCTACAACTTGGAAGATCAAAAGATCTTCTAAAACAGTTCTAATGGAAAGTTAAAAAATCATTGACATAAaactatataggtacctacctgtaaCTAAGAATCTAAGCACTCTTAAGGTTTGGACAGGGGAACTTAGGAACTAGGGAAGTGAGCCTATAGAAAACCATATAGCAAATTCGACGGACCTCGATGCCTCTCCATGCGTGGGAACCGAGTACCTATATGTTAACTTACTTTATCTACAAAGTATATCTTTACCTGCAGAAATGAAGCTGACACCAAAATAGGTACCACATTGTGGGGGTCAAGCAGAGGCCAGTCAGCAACCAGTATGGTATCGCGTTTCACCCAGCGCATTAACCagtcaaaaatctgaaaaatattagtttatatTGATATGTACTTATATGTTCTTGTATGATTATTATACCTCTATGTTTCGCTAATCAAAGGACCAATAAATTTAGCTATTGTGTgacaagaaattatattttttttaatatagtaGAGCAATTCTATATTTCTATGAATACGAATAAATAATCACACTGAAGTAAGCCCATAAAGTTTATGGCATAAACCAACATGATGGCTTACCTGTATGTCGCAATGAACAGAAATATCCATATCTTCTAGTCTCTGGCCGGCCGTTACATCGGCGAAATAACCCATTTTCGATACCAACAACTTCTGTGGACACCTAAAATCTTTCTTGAGCCCTTTTACTTCATCGCAAACGTGAATTTCAACATCCCCGCTGAAAATAAGAATTCAAAAATGTATGCGAAAAATGCAAAAAGAATATTCcgataccgggaatcgaacccgagcctcCTGGGTGAGAGCCAGGTATCCTAGCCACTAGACCATATCGGATATTATACAGAATATCGAAATAATAGTATGTAAATCTAAATTTAATATGAATActtatgttttttaataatcattACGACTTACTCTTGTTTCGCATTATTGCGTTCTTGGGCAATAGTAACTGAAGACTTTCGCCTACCCAAACGATCTCTCGATTCTTTTTCATCCACGAAAcctagaaatatttattattgttttacacaTCATTTGCCGGCAGAAgggtaatcatttatttaattggcTGTTAGGTACTTGTAAAGTTAgggtaaaaatagaaaaatacgtGGGTAAGTCTAACCTCCAAAGCTGGCAGGTTTCTTGACGTCTGTTCCTGATGGTACTTTCTTGATTATAGGAGTGTAAACACTAGTTGTTTTAGAAGGTTTTTTATATCCAACAAGGTATGGCAGAATAGAGTCCAAAATGCCCTCGTTTACTAcctaaaataagaaatatattaCAGCGCCATCTGTTGATAAACTTCTTAAACatagttcaaatatttttaaatacattattttgattgtttCATACATACATCATTAAGCTTGCAATTTAGATTAGCTTCGGTCCAAATACCAAGCATTTCAACTCTTGCTTCAGGAGGCAATGACCGTCGACGACCTGAAATTCCTGAAAGATCGTATTTTAGTAGTTCTTATTAACaaaactagatggcgctgttaaacaaacaccgaaaaatacaattattcatCTAATTTAGTGTAATATCCAAAGAAAcctaataatacaaataaattatttgagaaTATGTTGAGATATATCAAAGAATGATAGAGATACTtcatcctgaaaaaaaaaataattacagcaaGAGAAGACGTATGATATGAAATTTCAGTCACCTTCCAATTCGCTGCAACTGAATCTCTTTTCTAGTCTATCTTCGGGGTTCTTCGGTTCGATGGTACATTCACTCTTGCTAATGGTCGGCTTCTGTTCATGGAAGGCGGTCTGATACAGCAAATCCCTCTCCTGCTGCTCAATCACATGATTTATAACCGTCAATTTCGTTAATTCCTCCCAATCAATCTTCGTTCCTTCGTCTTCGTCACCTTCCATGTGCTCGTAAACTTGATACGCAGTCTtcataaaatcaaaaaaatctttaacgGTTATCGTTTCGACTGACCCGTTGCTTCTAGTCGACGAATTCCGTCGTGATGGTGGCTCAGATCGGGGCGGACTTCTGTTTCGTGGCCCATCACCTCTTTGCATGAACATTGAATCGGATTCAGGCCGCTGATTAGACATTTTTGTCACGGTTTGCTTCTGACTAAGGATTTCATCGGTATGTAGGTATTGATCAAATAAGCCTCCTGGAAACAGCGATTTCGGTTGGTAACGAGTAACAGACGTCGTTCCTAAAGTAGAATAATTTACGTATCGTtacttatttttagataaaacttCATACAATTTAAAATGTACAGATTATGcataaaactcaaaaaataaatatttgcagtatttacaaaatcaaaaaattacGGCATAACCTATTTATTCTATTGGCTAAAAtgacacttttatttttttgaaatattagaaTACTCGCACATGTCAGCCATATTTCGTAgagtttttaataaacaatcCCTTATTTTCCAAGTTCTGTGGTGGCTCTGGGTGGCTAAAATGGGGTACTCTTAAAATATGATTTCGTGAGAGTCAGTTGATAAAGTACAATTTGTTGTTATGCTGCCCTTAGTGTGTACAGCATATTGTAGGTGTGCCGGCTTAGGGCAGGCCACGACTAAAATgaataacttaaaattatttaccaaAATTATGTAGCAAGTTAAGTACAAATCATTTTAGTGCTTGAAATCAAAGTTAAGCATATCTGTCTAAATTAACAGCTCCTTATTTCATGTACTTCtcttaacttatttttcaaatcaatataaatgagggttttctaaaatggcgtccacgaggtggcagcaccgagtcgtcaggtccaggtaactgtcaaagtgcttatctttactatgaatagtgaacgattttagtgtttttttttattttataattaaagcactgcattattgttttactattgaggttgagtaaataaaaaaaactaaattatattgtgttaacaaatttttcaacaagcttttccttagtaccagtgacttttgcaccctctctcttagctcaatttttagttcggaaaccttattctgaccgtagtccataataaaatcaataacacttccaatataacagaatttcaataaacaataagttcggaccctacaattccatactatttgacagctgtttggacctgacgcatacgaagcgccgcctggcggcagaaaaagtatcgaaaaccctcattggcaattaacaacaaaaacaaaaagacctatttgaaaaaataaataaataggtaatgcCAGCTTAAAAAAGTATGCCAAGTATAAAATTGACACGTCTGTGATAGTAAATTATACAACGTTTAGCATATAACGACAGCAGTTGCGTCGTTTATCTCGTTTTTACTTTAGTATTTAGAGAGAGAGAAGCACACTTGACAACTGAGCACGTCATAAGCAAAATAAGTAAATCTGTGTGTGGTTGGAATGTTAATTGTCTTTGGATGGTCAGACGAGTGATATGTCATATCAACAACATTTCCACTGTAATTTTTTGTTGTCCAACAAAGTTATTTAGAATGTTCACGGCTGTATTTTATTATGGAAAGCTACCAACCCGAATATGACAAGAACGGATTATTGTCTGATACGTTCTGGAAGACACCACAGCGCGCGATCCCGGGCAGGCCTTTTCAGACGGTCAAACGGACCGAGGTTATGTCTGGGTCATCGTATCAACAGTTTCAGGCGTCAGTGAACGACGCCTGGGACCTGGGCGACGACGACATCATATCTGGAATCGCTGAAACTAAAATATCCAAGGCCATATCACAAACTGCTGCTTTGAACGTGATAAATTCGCATAGGAATAGTAGTAGGAACGTAAACAAAAATGACGTAAAAGTTGAGAGTGAGATTGTGAAGCCGAAGGCTGAGGCAGTGGAGGTGAAGAAGAATGAGGTCCGGAGGGTGGGTGCGGGGAGCTCAGGGCCCATGCGGCACTACCCAGGGCGGCCTCGGCCAGTGAGGCTGTCGGCGCTGACCTCCCGCGAAGAGAGCAGCGAGTCCAAGCTCGAAAGGTTCCAGCAGATGCACGACAGTACTGTTATAGACTTGGATGACCTCAAACAGATCAGTTGGTCTGGCATTCCAGTAAAAGTAAGTCAATAACTGTCATAATTAGATGAGTCATGTCATAAAATGTTTGGGTATACTTGTAACTTTAGTAGGAACTGTCTGACTCAAAGTAGTATGCcttgttattgtaattaatgaAGGCCACTGAAGTTTATTTGAGCATATCACAACATTCATTCATATCACAACATATTGTGTAGTCTATAAACTGGATTCCATTGGCACCAAAAAATGCTGTCATAATATCTACAACAGAGCCTATCTTTGACACTACATTTGATATTTAAAGTAACCTACATACCTTTTTAAGGCAATTAGATTAGTAAAATTAGTGTCAGAACTATAGTTACCTAAATAAACAAGTCATTTGATTATCTGATCTCTTATCAGTgtgtaattatagttcggccattcagagaatgcgttcctgacacgtcgcgattgaactgacgacgtaactacattcattgattattgatataataatgttgttttaatgctcctcaattgttaaaacggtaaacaaccagcaaaaatatttttatcgtaactgcaacgccattgcaaagttacgtcgtcagttcaatcgcgacgtgtcaggaacgcattctctgaatggccgaactatagtagtgaATGGTTAGTGAGagataaataatgttttctttgttatatAATTAGCAATCACCACAGAACATGTAGTGTTTCTACTCATTAGTTTTCTTACATCTAAGTGACAATTACATGAACACGAGATTACCATAAAGTATGACATAGTCTTTGTACATTACTTTTTATGTCCAAATTAAATAGGCTGCTGGATTAATTAGATTTATAGTAATGAATAGGCAAGAAGCTAAAATAGCTGTAATGCCTGTGTCCCATCTTTAAGATATGTTCACTGTGTTTTgatgacctcgatggcgcaatggtcgccatgccggactgccgatcttgaggtcccgggttcgattcccggttggGTCGACaattgtgtgatgagcatgcttgttggccgtggtctgggtgttacaatatgtatttataaatatgtatatatgtagtttatcagttgtgttagcacccataacacaagttaattaataacttaccatggggctaaccgaccgtgtgtgaaaaagtgtctggacattatttatttatttatttagtgtccGGACATTACTGTTCTTATTTATTCAACATTTGACTTCAACAACTACTCAATATACAACCGGTTGTATACAGAAAGAAGAGGCATGAACCTCATCTCCTATTCCTATAACGAACCTATCTACTATTGACCTAGGCTTGTCTCAGTTTCATCCAGTTTCATGCTATTAAGAATCTGTTACTGAAGCAGTTGTACATTTTTAAGTGAAGAACCGACTTTGTTCTGTAGTGAATAGAATTTACACATCAATGCTGATCAGTAACAACATATTAACTACAGAAAGATTAGAACTTGAGATTGGTTCAGGTCTACTGAAAATGTTGAATTCTCTATCcaaatatgaacatataaaatgtaaacagCAGTCTTTTTGTCGACCTATACCATCTTTATATTATCTCTTCAGGCTAGGGCCATAACATGGCGTCTTCTTGCTGGCTACCTGCCTCCTAACGCAGAACGTCGCGTCGAGACTCTGGAGCGGAAGAGAGCAGACTACAAACACCTAGTGAAGCAATATTATGATGCGGAACGAGATGATGATACTTACAGACAGATACATATAGACATACCTCGCATGAGCCCGCTTGTGGCTTTGTTTCAACAGATTACTGTGCAGGTGAGAACTTATTCGTATACTACCTTCTTTTGTTAGCCAGCAGTTTTGCCTGCTTCCCATCTTTCATCTGTATAAAGAGTAGCTTTAGCCGGCCCCTATAAATAGgctaaagttttgtttttaatttggacCAGTAACATTAGCGCAGGTCCAAGTGAATGAAAAaccttcagctttattatattacagtTAGATTATAGTTACTAGCCGACAAGCTGGCTTTTAAAGATATACCTAGTCACAGGCCTCAGCATTTAGTTATTGAGACTTCTCTCATGTTAGATTTTTGCATACAAGTGATCTAATAACATTAAAACCTCATTGCAGGTTATGTTTGAGCGCATCCTCTACATCTGGGCGATCAGGCACCCAGCATCAGGCTATGTGCAAGGGATCAATGACCTGGTCACACCATTCTTCATGGTGTTCTTACAAGAAGCCGCTCCAGGCCAGGAGTTAGACAACTTCCCTCTTGACAAGCTGACGGAGGAACAGAGGGATATAATAGAAGCTGATTCCTTCTGGTGCCTCTCCAAGTTCCTGGACAGCATTCAGGATAACTACATATTTGCTCAACTTGGTATTCAACACAAGGTTAgtgttacaaatatttatagatacaaATGTAATATAACTGGCTTccgccgcggtttcacccatttCTTAAAGGAACTAATTACAACACCCTGATAAAAAGGAGTCTATATTCTGTAAAGGCTATGTGACTGGTAATTAGTGGTACTGGTAATtattttttcccaaatatgttggggtcagcttccagtctaacatgcagctgagtaccagtgttttacaaagagcaacTGCCTATGTTACCTCAACCAAGTTCCTCCGAACTCAATATCCTTAATAAGGCTGGTTGTCActtactgggttctgactacccgtaacgactgccacagATGATCAATTACCTATcggtacataattattatatgtaatttCATAAGCCGGTGTTGATTCGTCGGCTACTAGGCCGCGATTGAAACAGCCAGTACATCGCCCGCACGTTATATATCGTTAATTTGACAATTGTTATGGCTCGCGCGATCCGACACGCTGCGGGGTGTTAAGTAGGCCACTTTCCGTGTTAACCGTATTTATAAGTGCCGCCTTTACCAATACGAATGATTGTTT is from Helicoverpa zea isolate HzStark_Cry1AcR chromosome 19, ilHelZeax1.1, whole genome shotgun sequence and encodes:
- the LOC124639505 gene encoding SANT and BTB domain regulator of class switch recombination, with amino-acid sequence MSNQRPESDSMFMQRGDGPRNRSPPRSEPPSRRNSSTRSNGSVETITVKDFFDFMKTAYQVYEHMEGDEDEGTKIDWEELTKLTVINHVIEQQERDLLYQTAFHEQKPTISKSECTIEPKNPEDRLEKRFSCSELEGISGRRRSLPPEARVEMLGIWTEANLNCKLNDVVNEGILDSILPYLVGYKKPSKTTSVYTPIIKKVPSGTDVKKPASFGGFVDEKESRDRLGRRKSSVTIAQERNNAKQDGDVEIHVCDEVKGLKKDFRCPQKLLVSKMGYFADVTAGQRLEDMDISVHCDIQIFDWLMRWVKRDTILVADWPLLDPHNVVPILVSASFLQMEPLLHDCLIYCHAHINDIVKTSTNLACLSDALLTRLAAMYTNAELEAIRDRKDKIQSRLFCKMILSLAEPVPETLRGHYSSLATLFKCCKCNKLLGRHIAEQVPCQPASMRIDRRGNVVSSHSKDQSWSLNDYITWLYGELRSWRRVYWRLWADCHFLRCQLCDSYFPAYQMEWCSHHEQPPHMFAIEGRPSLPAGRYPCCGERAYRFETVTRNTGCQFREHVPDERLAMDSSVMELYNQFRDIIAMRPPQLMFPERLTRLVGREPGEDSNGRLQCKEVFWWEGIILVPPRPPLGLLGKLYTSNNKFNPNVRPGSPALGTSQVSAQSLAGNCSSGTVVSPERDVKLLKPVKDIREDSLRTKKGAPGGGDSAGESGGEQSSSSDDSEQSSASAPSDEECASRRAKLRQPRKHSHSHSHPATKRTRVVGRQWISCLSARSNQDGQRRFEERAARQMRAALARTAALHHQTKSKMPPGGVYARLEAEWRERHGQRSRNAVSARPRQHQPANKYKSN
- the LOC124639522 gene encoding TBC1 domain family member 22B: MESYQPEYDKNGLLSDTFWKTPQRAIPGRPFQTVKRTEVMSGSSYQQFQASVNDAWDLGDDDIISGIAETKISKAISQTAALNVINSHRNSSRNVNKNDVKVESEIVKPKAEAVEVKKNEVRRVGAGSSGPMRHYPGRPRPVRLSALTSREESSESKLERFQQMHDSTVIDLDDLKQISWSGIPVKARAITWRLLAGYLPPNAERRVETLERKRADYKHLVKQYYDAERDDDTYRQIHIDIPRMSPLVALFQQITVQVMFERILYIWAIRHPASGYVQGINDLVTPFFMVFLQEAAPGQELDNFPLDKLTEEQRDIIEADSFWCLSKFLDSIQDNYIFAQLGIQHKVNQLKELIRRIDLPLHEHLQTHGVDYLQFSFRWMNNLLTREIPLPCTIRLWDTYLAESDGFATFQLYVCAAFLLHWREKLMLERDFQGLMILLQNVPTQNWTDSNISVLVAEAYRLKFAFADAPNHLHNAGKSDR